The DNA window ttttggTTTGGGTTGAAACGTGGACAAACTCTTGAGCTCAAGTGtggtttttattgaattgcagagaaactgctgcagctgcttgattGATTCCactatagagagagagagagagagagagagagagagcgcgagatgtgtgtgtgtgtccagctGGAGGTAAATCTGTTGACGGATACAAAAGCGTTGAGCATTTGGAAGGATACTAGGCAACACCTTGGACTTTGGTATTTATGTCCTTGTTTATGAGCACGTGTAATCACACTGGACTCGTGGCCACTTTATTGCCAGCGAGCTGGCAGCTGTGACGCTTGCAACTCACTCCAAACACTTCACATGGGGCATGCCACGTCAACAACGTTGAGCTGccatttattgctgctgctgctgctgctgctgtatccTTTGTGCAAAGGATATACGTATGTAGGAGTCGCCGCCTCTGCattattgtaattgtaaagCATTGTTCGCTTGATTTTGACAGCCAGGCAACgccttttattgtttgttggctCGTTAAGTTGATTCGTGAGCAATAAGCCTACGCCAACTTTAAgctagcttaagctttaatacattgttttaaatttctcaCTGTCTTTTGtctattgtaattaaattgattgaaaagacagcagcttaaatttgatAGCTGTCTGTCTCTTACTCTTACTCTTTTGCTAGCAGTTTcaatttatgtaattaaaagAGCTGCAGGCTCAGTTGCAGTTGACGAGTTGAAActccaaccacccacccacccacacacacacacacaacacagaCAGGTGTTGGCCAGCAGGCAAAActcaagctgtgtgtgtgtgtgtgggtggtggCATGCACCTGCTGCACGAATATGTGGCAAGCACATTCTTCTACATTTTtgtgaattgaaatttttgaaatttgcagTCAGTGTCTGAAAACAGACTGGCTAGACACATTGGTATGCcgttaattgttattgctgttgctagcaGACAAAccgacggacagacagacgtacatatgtacatgagTGTCCTTGCTATGTAAAGTTCTGACCACCTTGACACCTGCAACGAGTTCAATTAAGTTGAAGCTGTACTTGCCACAAGCTATTTGGCTTTCCAATTGAGTTTTTCAGCTAGAAAAAAGCTGAATAAGgcttactttaaattaaaacttaactaaaGAAGCTAAAAAATGCTAactttattcaaaaataaacaaacttttaatagttattttaaaatttgagctGAAAGCTATCTAAACAAGCTATATAGCTAATTTGAGCTGAATATAGTCAAAGTTAGCTTTGTAAAAAGCCAAactttattcaaaaataaacaaaaatagtttacATCTGTTTTGGAATGAcatcaacatttttataattattttaaagctataaatattttaaatagggCTAACTTTGAACTGAAAGCTAACTAAACCAGCTAAATATAGCTAGTTTTAGCTAAGTATAGTCACAGTTAACTTCAAAAGAAATccaaaatttattcaaaaatacacaaaaatagTTCAACTTTGTTTTGGAATGAAACTTTCCcatcaaaatttttatttgtatactaGACTCTTCAATAACTCTTTTTAATTGtctagctttaatttattatatattcaaattgcataaattataatatttatttttaaatttgcattgcttatattattttaattgttactAGACGCCACTAAATgccttaagctttaaatttgttttggtttggtttaaaaaaaaaagctaaacacAGCCAATACTattataaaatagctaaacaataaagtttgatacatttttattgattttttgttgctacaacttggaaaatatgttttagattttactactattttattttaaacatttttcttttattttttgatacTAAAATTTGATTGTATGCGTGATGAGAGaactacaaataatatatttgttttaaaatttacattttttgtattattttatagccCTGAGCCTTACGTCTGTTTTGGCTTCAAAACTAGCCAATTGTAGCTAACTTAATTCATTAATAAACTAAGCTATGTTTTCAAAATGCGCGTTGCccttttgatttaaaaattcttaatcGCGATAGCACCAAACCCTACTCAACGCTTTGAGCCTTAAGCCCAACGTTTTGGTTTTTCAGACAATGACTTTTGAATTATGTGAGAAAAGGTTAACTTGGTAGCttcgagagagagcgagagagagagtgagcaaaGGGGTGAGTTCGAGGACGCATAAATCTCAAGACCTGCCAGCACggccataaatttttataaatgtccTTGTAAATAAACTCGCAAATATGCTGAtttagcatatatacatattatgtgATATATGGAATGTGCGCATTGgccgcttgtgtgtgtgtgtgtgtgtgtgtgagtgggcgTGGTGCGTGGGCGTTGCTCCTGCATCTGTGGTTATGACATATGCGGCATGCGACACAAGCGCGACACTTTTATTGTCCTTGTATATTTCACATATTTTCGTTGGCATTTCATTTTACTCCGCACAGAgaattatgaataaataaaagtaagaaagaaaataaatatacatttatgttGTGTTGCATTAACTTTTCGCCctcaacacaacaacaaaaaacaaaaggcagtaataaaatttatgcacataaacaagcaaaagcgagagagagagagagcgagaccctattaaatatttcataaaattgcctataaaattcgaaattttttcaacataaaaattggaaacacataaaattgttacattttataatGTTGTCATGTTTGGTATTaacatacaacaaatatttactctatagctattttgttttctttacaactgccacgcccccaactCTGCCCTTTTACTTTTAGttcaaacataaaattgcatCAGCTGCTGTGCATTTGACAGTTTCAATTTGGCCAAGCAATGGCGCACAGTGGGTCAAAAACGCTCATTTGTTGAGCATACATAATAAAGGGAAAAATAATGATTTTgctttaacaataattaattatttgtgaaatatataaaaaaaaaaacaagctagTAAGCACAGTGGGCACTAAATGAGTATTTGttgagcataaataataaaagataatgataattaattattttctatcATTATTTgtcattaataaaaaaatataaatcaaaccAAAACGCACAGTGGGCACTAACGACTCATTTgttgagcataaatattaaaagagggaaatttataagcttaaaatCAAGGACCATTATCaatatagaattttttatattatataaaaaatactgtaTACTATTTtaactaatattattttccaatatttttattttttattatttagtttattactttttttatttcaagcaatataaaattgtgGAATTTATTACCCCTTATATtatttagcaatattttaacatattcttataattttttcataaaactaatacaacaaaatagcCCACTGTACCTTGCTGCCTAGCACAGTtagttattaaaaactttacttgtatttaattaaaacacaatttatgctttaggtaacaaattaaatgtgaaattaagtatacgccaccCAAACAAATATCAAAGACTGCAGCGCgtagttgaaataaaaatatcctTACGCTAATGCATTGCACAGCGCAAATAActgtgtatatatagcataaataaatgatcaAATGGCGATTGCGCTACTACTagtcgtatacgtaatttttggttagtaaaaatacaaataacaaagCGTTGCCCGTTGGCGTCtgccaaaaacttttataGCCACAACATGTGGCAAAGCTTACATGCAGTCACGCATGCAACCCCCCCGCAACCCCCTTGCAACGCTTTGAGCGCTTTGTTGCAGGTTTTTTCGCAAAAGTTTGTGGCATAGAAATTcacatttattgctgttgcctaCGCAACTAAAACTGCATTTGCGTATTGCAgtagattttttttctttgcaggCAGCCAGGCTTATTGCAACTAAAGCGCAAGACGTgcagacaacacacacacacacacacacacatgtttatATTAGCGCCTTTGCTATTTGACTGCAACATCATCTATGATGTtgtagctgcaacaaaatgagCAAACAAAGTGCTTGCAACAACATGGCCAGAGACGTTAACGTTATGCGCCGCGGCGCCGCTTTTGTGGCATAAAGTTAAGCCAAACACATGCACCCAAAACTTCGACTCtccactcgactcgactcaacTCGATTCCATATTTCCTgcaactttattgttgttgttgttgttgttgttgttgcaccaACGTACGTGTTTGCATAACCGAAAACTAACAttcaacaaacaataacatGCTGAACGGATGCGCAACGACGCTGTGTCGACACCCAAAGCTCAATGATATCCTTTGTATCCTTTGTGTACAATAGTACGCTAGAAATTATCGCTGCATTGTTTCAACTCGTGATTCTGTTGCCGAGTCAAGAGTCATGCTTCAATTATGGCCAACACAATTGACGCATTGAGTGTGGCATAGGTACTAATTACTGCACTGGTGCACAGTAGACAGCGCAGTAGTTAGTGCTcgcataattttcatttcatcaGTACTCACCtgtaagtaaaaaataaacatatgtttattaaaatattaattttaaatataaactaatttttacttttgttttgttaccACAAATCACTCACATTGCACCCACTGTGCCATTTTGtgttgccacatgccacaattTGATGCATTTTGATTGCtttgtatgtgtctgtgtgcaatTTTCTGAAActcttgtgtttgtgttttcatATCATTTTTATTGTCTATAAAATGCAGCCAAGCGCCTTTGGCCAGCCAAATTCGCTTTTTGCTCTCACACTCgccaaaagtttaaataaccTTTTgctcaaaattaatattttgatttgattttttgccTTGCTGAACataactttgatttattttttatagtttctgCAACTTTAATCTGAACATCAAACGAAACTCAAAGCAGCAACTCATCTGACAAATGCACTCAAGTGACCAATGTCCACAAGTTTTCCCAATGGTAATAGTTGAATgtatgttttgatttttataaataataagagcTGAGGGTCAAAGGCCAtcaattaaagaaatatttgaatgTAATTGTGACtcaaacaaatttagttacgttcttaatagtttttaattaattaaaaatatatacgttgcaatatttattattaatatgctgGCAGCAGCTCACAGTTCACCTTTTGTTTAGTCACCAAGAGTCCAAACACAACTGACCCACGTGGGCGGCCACGCTTGCTGGCTTAGCTGCCAGCCTCACTCACACTCTTTGATCTAAATGCAAGAACGAAAGGTGAGAGTGCAAGCAGCTCAGAGAGCTtaagcgacagcagcgctgcttgcgtttTGCGATCTCTCTGCGACTACAAGACATGCGTCGCTGCTTACGATGTCAATGGCAACGCACTCATACTACTGCTGGTTTACTCTTCTGCCTGCCGGCCTCACACACTTTAATCTAAGTACACGAACAGAAGCAAAGAGCGCAAGCAGCTCCAAGAGCTTAaacgagagcagcgctgctcgtaTCGTTTACTTTTCTGACCGccggccacacacacattgatctAAGTACAAGAACAGAAGCAAAGAGCGCAAGCAGCTCAAAGAGCTTAaacgagagcagcgctgctcgtaTCGTTCGATCTctaagcgctgctgctgtgactgcGTCGATGCTttgttgcttagagagcgctctAATGCACACGCATTGTACGATGCATACTTTgatacaaaacgaaaagagcgagagcaagcaagcagcaaaaagagagAAGAAGCTTCAAGAACCCGCTaccttttattattttatcatGCTTgctagcgagagagagcagcgctgctttttttcGTATGCGCTCTCGATAGCACtgagctgctgcgactgaacgagAGCGTCGCCGATTTTTTGCTTAGACCATTGCTCAATGTGCATCGTACGATGTGgtgggtgtgtgtgggtgctgCTTTGACTGCAGTTATAAATTAGGAATGAGAGCTTGACTGCGTTCAGTCTTAGCTCAACTGCTGACGTGATAGTTGCCTATTAGCAGTGAATATTCTATTTCTATCTAACTTAATTGTTGATTTATAGCATATtagtataatataaatttgtctaATAGCATTAAAGAAcaattctatataattttaattttcaaaaaaattaagacTGAAGTCCAAAGCTATGGATTGtcagtaaaaatatttgattaattaatttacaacagATCAACTGCTAATTTGAACTATAGTATGATCAAGTCagagctttaaaatatatattgtgccatatttttttaagctaagcggtacttttaatattttgtttagcctgcaacatttataaaaataataataaataatataattatgattacaaaataataaatacaataaagtaAATACTAATTAACTTAAGTTACAACTTACaactacaataaaaatgcagcgtGTGTGTTCATTAAACtgtttaatcaattaaatacatatttataaccATTTTGTATATGCAATTAGACATATAGATATTCAaagaatttgcaatttaattacaaatgtcaattaattaaacacatCACATCGAAATAAACTTTGGAATCCAACTACATATTACAACACTAAAGATTATATTTGAATGTGTATGTATCATATGTAtaagtaattaatataatgagcatatatgtatatatatcggcgctaaataaaagcaacgttgataacatttaaataatgccAGTAAGTCTTACAACTAGTTTATTTAACTCTCAACTATACATTTAGAGCTTTAatgcttttagctttaaaattcaTGCTATAGATACAATTGAGTTTggtcacacacacgcacacacacttaagtCTAACGCTTGTTAATAATgttattaacaaatgtttaatgctTATGCAACTCAATTCGTTTTGAAAGAAATGCTAACAGTCgaatatttaatgttgttaaatattaaaaatcataTGACGCAACCTATAAACTAACTTCGTGTGTTTTTGCTTGTATGGCAAATAGCCAAAAcgaaagagatagcaatagtTGTTGTTTACTCTTGCGGtgttttgctgcctttgctggTGCCAGGTGCATCGTCCTCGCAATCCTTGCGcgttttaatgctgctgcagctcgccGACGTTGACAGATGCTGACGCTTGGCTTGGCCGCCATTAGCTTGACCCTCCACATAATGTTGATCGAGCATTTCCAGCAGCGTTAGCTGACGTGAAGTCGATGGGCCAGCAGCTTTTCTGCTTTTAGTTGCTACTGTGGCATCAATGGCGGCTGCTACTGCCTCGGCGGCAAcaacttcagctgctgctgcggcggcggctgctacAATTGCCTCGGCTGTGGCTGCTACTGTCGCCgattgattgctgctgctgttgctgctgtcaacgcTCTCCAATGTGGCAGCCAGCATGGCCACCACTGCAGCCTTTTCCTCCTGTTCCTGTTTCTGCtcctgctgcgctgctgccacgcACTTGACTGTGGTCGCCGCTGCctgcgactgctgcttgaTCTCTTGCAGCACAAATTGATAGAGCGTTTGCTTGGGCTGCAGCTTATAGCTGCGCAGCAGTGCCCAAagctgctgcacagtggtgcgtTGCTCGCGAAACATTAGCCACAGTGTATGCAAATCGTCGCGCAGCTGCAGATTGCCAAATGTGAAATAGGCCAGCGGGCGATTGTGATGGGCGCAGACCATTAGCTGTATCAACGCCTTGAGATGTGCATCGCCTCCAAAAGCGCCACAGCCCCAATTGCCAGTGGCGACACCTGGCGGCGGCGTTGTTAGCCAATGCTTAAAGCCAATCGATGCTTTGTTCAGCTCACGCAATATGAGATCCTCGCGATATTGTGACTGCATTGAGGCCTGTTGAAAGCTCAATGCATCAATAGCAACTATGGCGGTCTGGCGACGTCTGGAGCTATCGCGCGGCGTTAGATCCTCATGATTGCCGCCCCAGGTAAAGCTGCTGGCATAGCCAGTATAGTTGCTGTAACGCTCCGCGCCAAGTATCCACAGCGCCTCGCTGGGCAGCAGACACTCCGTGAATAGCTTGGACACCATTAGCTCCGGACAAATGACAAAGCGTATTTCCTCCTGCACACAGCCATGTCCAAGCACACCGCCGCctataaatttgttggcaaAGTCCATTTGCAACAGGCCCACACCCTGATCCTCGATTGTGCCTGCGGCATTTACATGCACTGGTATGCCGGCCAATTGTGCAGCGCTTAAGTCCCATTGTGGATTCGACTCTGGTTTGGCGCTGCGACGCACAAAAGTCACAACGCCGTTGGGCACATTGCTGGCATCTCGTTCAGTGGGACAAACGCGTCGAAAATAGTGCAATAGACATTTGAGCTTCTCATAAACCGCTGCGCCAGTCGATTGATATAATCTAAAAGCAAAGTTGAAGCAAGTTAAACAAAGATCTGCAGACAATATACCAAACACTTTGATAGCAGATTCAGAAAAGAAGTCAGGGAGatcacaaatttatataacttaTCATTAACTTCTCTTCAAGCATCGCTATCAAAGTGTCTTGCAAATTTCATAAACCTGTGTCAcctattgaaattaatatctGGAAAATTGCTATATTCCGATTTGCGTTTGAGCGTATTACGACGTGGATAGGTGCAAAGAAAAGCATTGGCCAGCAGGCAGCTAATTTGCTGTTGCGACAAGGTAAGCAAAACAGTTTGGTTTTGCTTAAGCAATGGAATGGGCGCCTGCACTAGCTCGGGCAGACGCAAAGCGAGGCGTATAATGCGCGGCAAGAGATCCTCGAAGAAAACCTTGGCCTCGCTCTCATCCACCTCCTCGTTGAGCAGCTGATGCAATGCGCGGAAACTCCAGTGAGCTTTATAGGTGGAGTTATAGCTGAGAATTGCCTCCTGCAATTGCTTGCTAGTGGTAATGGGACGCAGCAACGCACGTTCGATCATGCCCCAACGTGAGTCTATGTTGGTGCTGCCATCCTCAGCCTCCACTGGATATTTACTCTCCAAAGCGCAGGGCAAACGCACATGCTCAGAATCCCAGCGAGCAGTGGCGCGAAAGGGCAGCGGCGGCTCGTCCATTGCTTCACGTATGGGATGACGATACAGCACACGATGCAAAGGAGTTGGATGCACTGCAGCCAAATGTTCTAGCTCGTACGGCTGCAGACCACGATGCACCGACTCTATGGGCTGACAGCGCCAATGAATTGGCTCCGACGCCTCCGCATTATCGCCTACGCAagaaaaaacattaaacacTTGTTAACAATGCGTATTGTTTATTACCATTTGCTCCTGAGGAGTCAGCACGCTCTTCATCCACCTccatgctgctgttgttgctgctgtccatGGCActtcttttattgtttaacaaatgaaaatgtgcaaaaacCGCAAAGTTGTTGAagtttctattattttttgcaatcaaTTGCATTGATTGCCACTTAACACTTGtgattttttattcaaaagcctttgctttatttactttttttaggcggcacaaaatataaacactataaacatttttaatgtgcaaaaaaatttcattttgctaaAAGAACGAATTTATCGATAATTGCCACTGCGACGCAACTGTCATCCAACAGTGGTTGTAACAGCAAGTGTCATCCAAGCAGTTTGCTAATTTGAATTGGCAGTGCGCGCGCGTTTTTTAAGCTCGTTATTAATAGTAAAATTTTACAGTTAGCTTTAagcatattattataaaacatacGCTGGCTATAAAATTGCACTGCTTAGCTTTAAAGCAGCGCCGcaacttaagcaatttatcGAAAGCTTTACTGCGcgccaaatttaaattttgtatataattggTTCTTGTGTTGTTTAGGCAGTGAAAGTGCTGCACATACGTTAAGGTTTACtatcaaaacaataaattattcaagCAACAGCTAAAAGAGAGAGCACTTATACATAagtaagtatttaaatatgtgcatattgttatatgtatattttagcAGAGTTCAACACACTTTTATCAGAATCTAATCAAACGAATTTTTGCTCTTTCGCATTTTGGACTGCGTGCAAAGCGTCGCGTAAGACGTAAACAAATAAAGGCAgcaaaagaaagcaacaaaattatcaCCAAAACCTCAATTAGATTGCcaaacagacgcacacacacatacgcatgtgTGTATCTACATTTATATGCACACTTATATACTTATGTGTTTATGTTAGCATAGTTCAGATCTACGTCGCAGTCGCCTTGACCATAACCTAGaaatacacaaacatatatactacgtatatatgtataaactgTAGCGCTCTCTGCGAATTGCCGACACCTTCATACGcgtatgtgagtgtgtatgtgtgtgtgaatttgtaCGTCAGCTGCGCTGTTTTGAAACAGTTACGCTGGCAGGCAACAACATCCAATCAGAATCAGCTGCCAAaaagaattaaacaaaacacaaacaaaaacaaaaacaaatacaaataacagTGAAAGCAGCATAGGCAGGAgacaccacacacacgcacgaaaatcaaaacaacagcaccagcagcagcaaaaaaaatatagaatgcGAAATGTTACTAAACTTTTCAAGGTCATCTCAAGTATGAACTACAAAaacgcagccacagccgctAGCGGCGGCGACAGCCGAGACAGCGCTGCCGAcgtcaagtgcagcagcaagcggcTACAAAAGCGTACGCTTGGCTGTACGTGTGcccgtatgtgtgtgtgtgtgtgtgtttttgcttttagcttcaaattaattttattttgttcttaTGTACACACAAACATGCGCTGtggatttaaatttaacaattttttgtttgtcgttTAGATAATGTATTGTATGGAAGTCTGTATGTATaatagctgcaatttttgctaTCTATTGTATAGCTAAATCttaatatgtatgcatgtatgcgtgtgaACTCACTTGTTTGCATGTATGGGCGTGCTTGCCACGATCACATGATCCAGCATTTTTATCGGAGACGCAGACTGAACATGAATGCATTTTATGACactttattaagcaaatattaataaaaaaaaaatttattatattatatacacaatacacacgcacagtaaaagcaaaacaaaaaacataggcacataattttaatgcgaCGCGCACGTTCTACAAcattcgttgttgttgttgttgcggcaaCACAAAAGGAGCGCGAGACTTGGCAAAACACGAAAATTTACCGCtttagccttttttttttgtagttagggaattatttacactttgattttagcatt is part of the Drosophila busckii strain San Diego stock center, stock number 13000-0081.31 chromosome X, ASM1175060v1, whole genome shotgun sequence genome and encodes:
- the LOC108606494 gene encoding poly(ADP-ribose) glycohydrolase, coding for MQLIAKNNRNFNNFAVFAHFHLLNNKRSAMDSSNNSSMEVDEERADSSGANGDNAEASEPIHWRCQPIESVHRGLQPYELEHLAAVHPTPLHRVLYRHPIREAMDEPPLPFRATARWDSEHVRLPCALESKYPVEAEDGSTNIDSRWGMIERALLRPITTSKQLQEAILSYNSTYKAHWSFRALHQLLNEEVDESEAKVFFEDLLPRIIRLALRLPELVQAPIPLLKQNQTVLLTLSQQQISCLLANAFLCTYPRRNTLKRKSEYSNFPDINFNRLYQSTGAAVYEKLKCLLHYFRRVCPTERDASNVPNGVVTFVRRSAKPESNPQWDLSAAQLAGIPVHVNAAGTIEDQGVGLLQMDFANKFIGGGVLGHGCVQEEIRFVICPELMVSKLFTECLLPSEALWILGAERYSNYTGYASSFTWGGNHEDLTPRDSSRRRQTAIVAIDALSFQQASMQSQYREDLILRELNKASIGFKHWLTTPPPGVATGNWGCGAFGGDAHLKALIQLMVCAHHNRPLAYFTFGNLQLRDDLHTLWLMFREQRTTVQQLWALLRSYKLQPKQTLYQFVLQEIKQQSQAAATTVKCVAAAQQEQKQEQEEKAAVVAMLAATLESVDSSNSSSNQSATVAATAEAIVAAAAAAAAEVVAAEAVAAAIDATVATKSRKAAGPSTSRQLTLLEMLDQHYVEGQANGGQAKRQHLSTSASCSSIKTRKDCEDDAPGTSKGSKTPQE